Proteins from one Deltaproteobacteria bacterium genomic window:
- a CDS encoding ornithine cyclodeaminase family protein — protein MPLMIDNRIAEQALNMNDAVEAMEDALRQLAEGNAAFQPRTDLWSPTATVGDYFRWGSLLGAIKDPPILAFRFKLDIMTWQEYNGAVTEHWFNVEPGKYCGIILLVDTRTGELLCIMNDGYLQSYRVGATAGVGVKHLSRADSRVMGVLGSGAMARTYAMAACAVRPIEHIKVFSPTQANREAYAKKMSEALGIRVTAVNSAREAMSGADVGATCTDSRVPLFQADWLQTGMHVVDVRPEELEDETYEKADVVIGTSNQAVFNYALGTQEERDRRPIDKNYMRRYTDRNHTTLSEVLMGEKPGRENDGQTTLHHNFSAGIQFAAVGYLVYRYAKDNGLGHELPLEWFQQDIRN, from the coding sequence ATGCCCCTGATGATCGACAACCGCATCGCCGAGCAGGCGCTCAACATGAACGACGCCGTCGAGGCCATGGAAGACGCGCTCAGGCAGCTTGCCGAGGGCAACGCCGCCTTCCAGCCGCGCACCGACCTGTGGTCCCCCACCGCCACCGTGGGCGACTACTTCCGCTGGGGCTCGCTGCTGGGCGCCATCAAGGACCCGCCCATCCTGGCGTTCCGCTTCAAGCTCGACATCATGACCTGGCAGGAATACAACGGCGCCGTCACCGAGCACTGGTTCAACGTCGAGCCGGGCAAGTACTGCGGCATCATCCTGCTGGTGGACACGCGCACGGGCGAACTGCTGTGCATCATGAACGACGGCTATCTCCAGAGCTACCGGGTGGGCGCCACCGCCGGGGTCGGGGTCAAGCACCTGTCCCGCGCCGACTCCAGGGTCATGGGAGTGCTGGGCTCCGGCGCCATGGCGCGCACCTACGCCATGGCCGCGTGCGCCGTGCGCCCCATCGAGCACATCAAGGTCTTCAGCCCCACCCAGGCCAACCGCGAGGCCTACGCGAAGAAGATGTCCGAGGCGCTGGGAATCAGGGTCACCGCGGTCAACTCCGCGCGGGAGGCCATGAGCGGCGCGGACGTCGGCGCCACCTGCACGGACTCGCGCGTGCCGCTGTTCCAGGCGGACTGGCTGCAGACCGGCATGCACGTCGTGGACGTGCGTCCGGAGGAACTCGAGGACGAGACCTACGAGAAGGCGGACGTGGTGATCGGGACCTCCAACCAAGCGGTCTTCAACTATGCCCTGGGCACCCAGGAGGAACGCGACCGGCGCCCCATCGACAAGAACTACATGCGCCGCTACACCGACCGCAACCACACCACGCTGTCCGAGGTGCTGATGGGCGAGAAGCCGGGGCGGGAGAACGACGGACAGACCACGCTGCACCACAACTTCTCCGCCGGCATCCAGTTCGCCGCGGTGGGCTACCTGGTCTACCGCTACGCGAAGGATAACGGCCTCGGACACGAGCTGCCGCTGGAGTGGTTCCAGCAGGACATCCGGAACTAG